One Terriglobia bacterium genomic region harbors:
- a CDS encoding membrane dipeptidase, whose translation MRILRWVLLVVIIGLIAARMIVPGMVEDSHNKVLRPGPYRASPQAEALHKKLLVADLHADSLLWDRNLLKRSTHGHVDIPRLGEANVALQAFTIVTTAPKKLNIVRNSDDTDQIRNIALAQTWPPRTWNSPKQRAIYQAEKLEKFAASSGGKLVVIKSRADLQNFLATRHPGQVAGFLGAEGAQPLEGDLANLDDLYAAGIRMMAPTHFTDTAVGGAAAGMKKSGLTDFGRRWVKEMESRKMIIDLAHASHATLADVTAMATRPLLISHTGVKGTCDNNRNLTDDELRAIARSGGVIGIGLWETATCGTDARATARAMAYAAKIVGVERVALGSDNDGGTTQPFDVTGLVLVTEALMSEGFSEHDIQLIMGGNVARLLLQTLPD comes from the coding sequence ATGAGAATCCTGCGCTGGGTGCTGCTGGTCGTGATCATCGGACTGATTGCCGCCCGGATGATCGTGCCCGGCATGGTGGAAGACAGCCACAACAAGGTCCTGCGTCCGGGGCCGTACCGGGCGTCACCGCAAGCGGAGGCCCTGCATAAGAAGTTGCTGGTCGCCGACCTGCACGCTGACAGCCTGCTGTGGGACCGCAACCTGCTCAAGCGCAGCACCCACGGGCATGTGGACATCCCGCGGCTCGGGGAGGCCAATGTGGCGTTGCAGGCCTTCACCATCGTCACCACCGCTCCAAAAAAGTTGAATATTGTCCGCAATTCTGACGACACAGACCAAATCCGCAACATAGCCCTAGCCCAGACCTGGCCACCGCGCACGTGGAACAGCCCCAAGCAACGCGCCATCTATCAAGCGGAAAAGCTGGAGAAGTTTGCAGCCAGCTCCGGCGGCAAGCTGGTGGTGATCAAATCGCGCGCCGATCTGCAAAACTTTTTGGCCACGCGCCATCCGGGGCAAGTAGCAGGATTTCTGGGAGCTGAAGGCGCACAGCCTCTGGAGGGCGACCTGGCAAACCTTGACGACTTGTACGCTGCCGGCATCCGCATGATGGCCCCAACGCACTTCACTGACACGGCGGTGGGTGGCGCCGCGGCCGGCATGAAGAAAAGCGGGCTCACCGATTTTGGCCGGCGCTGGGTGAAAGAGATGGAATCCAGAAAGATGATCATTGACCTGGCGCACGCTTCGCACGCCACGCTGGCCGACGTCACCGCCATGGCCACACGACCGCTTCTGATTTCCCACACCGGCGTAAAAGGCACGTGCGACAACAACCGCAACCTCACGGACGACGAACTGCGGGCCATTGCGCGCAGCGGAGGCGTGATCGGCATCGGGCTATGGGAAACCGCAACCTGCGGAACCGATGCCCGCGCCACGGCGCGCGCCATGGCCTATGCGGCAAAGATCGTCGGCGTGGAACGTGTGGCTCTGGGATCGGATAATGACGGCGGCACTACCCAGCCGTTTGACGTCACCGGGCTCGTGCTGGTCACCGAAGCGCTGATGTCGGAAGGCTTCTCCGAACATGACATCCAGTTGATCATGGGCGGCAACGTGGCACGCCTCCTGTTGCAGACGCTGCCGGACTAG
- a CDS encoding zinc ribbon domain-containing protein: protein MALIQFTRNHTDHSTDKGFQFEFFCDRCGNGFMSEFQASAAGMAASALQTAGNLFGGILGRASSGAYEIERAVQGPAHDKAFRAAIEEAKPNFRQCPKCTKWVCQASCWNAKRSLCYECAPDVETELASAQAQTTVEQMKQKVQQQDLTKDLDVTSEAAALCPACGARTQGAKFCPECGKPLRPKNECSKCGTKFEAGTKFCPECGNKVG from the coding sequence ATGGCACTGATCCAGTTCACCAGAAACCACACCGACCACTCCACTGACAAAGGCTTCCAGTTCGAATTCTTTTGCGACCGCTGTGGCAACGGCTTTATGAGCGAGTTCCAGGCCTCGGCGGCAGGCATGGCGGCCAGCGCCCTGCAAACCGCCGGAAACCTTTTTGGCGGGATCCTGGGCCGGGCCAGCTCCGGCGCCTACGAAATTGAGCGCGCCGTCCAGGGCCCGGCGCACGACAAGGCTTTCCGCGCGGCGATTGAAGAAGCCAAGCCCAATTTCCGCCAGTGTCCTAAGTGCACCAAGTGGGTGTGCCAGGCATCTTGTTGGAATGCGAAAAGGTCGCTGTGCTACGAGTGCGCGCCGGACGTGGAGACCGAACTGGCTTCCGCGCAAGCCCAGACCACCGTGGAACAGATGAAGCAGAAAGTCCAGCAGCAGGACCTGACCAAGGACCTGGACGTGACCAGCGAGGCCGCGGCCCTTTGTCCAGCATGCGGCGCGCGCACGCAAGGCGCAAAGTTCTGTCCGGAGTGCGGCAAACCGCTGCGGCCCAAGAACGAGTGCTCCAAGTGCGGGACCAAGTTTGAGGCTGGGACCAAGTTCTGTCCGGAGTGCGGCAACAAGGTCGGTTGA
- a CDS encoding cytochrome c — MKKFIFGLILGLLIPAVAGYCYLAFGFAPIATSAKPMPFEQTAANMILRAHMKKEAPQKDPPVQADETNLTQGAVIYNENCAFCHGLPDQAATKAAKGMFPLPPQLFSHDEMVTDDPVGKIYWKVKNGIRMTGMPGFGEMLTEPQMWQVSLLLKNADKISPGVKGSLGRPVVVQTQPATPAADAGQAEHHHDHKSHKD, encoded by the coding sequence GTGAAAAAATTTATCTTCGGGCTGATTCTCGGTTTGCTGATTCCGGCGGTGGCCGGCTACTGTTACCTGGCGTTCGGCTTCGCGCCCATCGCCACGTCCGCCAAGCCGATGCCGTTTGAACAAACGGCGGCGAACATGATCCTGCGCGCTCATATGAAGAAGGAAGCGCCGCAGAAGGACCCGCCGGTCCAGGCCGATGAAACCAACCTGACGCAAGGCGCCGTGATCTACAACGAGAACTGCGCTTTCTGCCATGGCCTGCCCGACCAGGCCGCTACCAAGGCCGCCAAAGGAATGTTCCCGCTGCCCCCGCAGCTCTTCAGCCATGACGAAATGGTCACCGACGATCCGGTGGGCAAGATCTACTGGAAGGTGAAGAACGGCATCCGCATGACGGGCATGCCGGGCTTTGGCGAAATGCTGACCGAGCCGCAGATGTGGCAGGTCAGCCTTCTGCTCAAGAATGCTGACAAGATTTCACCCGGAGTAAAAGGATCGCTAGGAAGGCCTGTGGTGGTGCAGACGCAGCCGGCCACGCCGGCGGCAGATGCGGGGCAGGCTGAGCATCACCATGACCACAAGAGTCACAAGGACTAG
- a CDS encoding mismatch repair protein, with translation MASPTAQPNSPAEEYAVRLSRHEAAARALQRRHEWMGYARLAVFLLTAALVWKIVRDGSPSFYWLLAPVAAFVFLGVWHRRILQAKDRAQRAVAMYQRGQARMEDRWIGQGETGEQFADPHHLYADDLDILGKGSLFQLLCVARSRMGKECLAQWLLQPAGREEILERQAAVRELAGKTDLREDLALAGESDAINADPAKLLRWVATAVDLDYGRWWPWALALAALSVSALSYALTTLALRGSALWTPFLLTLIINGSVMYVLRHRLEQLLNGLDQASHNLDSLADFLRRLEAEAFSSPRLRALQQALFLSGLKASECIARLDTVTDLADSRHNMMVRLIDLPVMYSVQVALALQRWRAKYGANVARWVQTVGEMEALISVATYSYEHPQDVFPEFSAAQQPAGLHGAEFHGRALGHPLLPAEKCVRNDVALGSASQILLVSGSNMSGKSTLLRVVGINTVLAMAGAPVRAQSLHLSPLAVGASMRVSDSLQQGVSHFYAEIQRIRQVVELSSQGPSLFLFDEILQGTNSHDRKIGAQGVLHTLLENGALGLVTTHDLALTELAEKFPDKMVNVHFQEKLAAGKLSFDYLLRPGVVTTSNGLELMKSIGLEVGE, from the coding sequence ATGGCAAGCCCAACCGCACAGCCCAACTCGCCGGCAGAGGAATACGCCGTCCGCCTCAGCCGCCATGAGGCGGCGGCCCGCGCGTTGCAGCGCCGGCATGAGTGGATGGGCTACGCCCGGCTGGCTGTGTTCCTGCTGACCGCCGCTCTAGTTTGGAAGATCGTCCGCGATGGCTCGCCTTCTTTTTATTGGCTCCTTGCCCCAGTGGCCGCGTTTGTCTTTCTGGGCGTGTGGCACCGGCGGATTCTGCAGGCCAAGGATCGTGCGCAACGCGCCGTCGCCATGTACCAGCGCGGGCAGGCGCGGATGGAAGACCGCTGGATCGGGCAAGGCGAAACCGGGGAGCAATTTGCCGATCCTCATCACCTCTACGCCGATGACCTGGACATTCTGGGCAAAGGCAGCCTGTTCCAGTTGCTCTGCGTGGCCCGTTCACGCATGGGCAAGGAATGCTTGGCGCAATGGCTGCTGCAGCCGGCGGGGCGCGAAGAGATTCTGGAACGCCAGGCGGCGGTGCGCGAACTCGCCGGAAAAACAGACCTGCGCGAAGACCTGGCTTTGGCCGGCGAAAGCGACGCGATCAACGCTGATCCAGCAAAGTTGCTGCGCTGGGTTGCGACTGCGGTTGATCTGGACTACGGCCGCTGGTGGCCGTGGGCGCTGGCCCTGGCGGCGCTGAGTGTAAGCGCGCTGAGCTATGCGCTAACCACTTTGGCCCTGCGAGGCAGCGCGCTGTGGACTCCCTTCCTGCTGACGCTGATCATCAACGGCAGCGTGATGTATGTGCTGCGTCACCGGCTGGAACAGCTGCTTAACGGGCTGGACCAAGCAAGCCACAACCTGGATTCCCTCGCTGACTTCCTTCGCCGCCTGGAAGCGGAAGCTTTTTCCAGCCCGCGCCTGCGCGCTTTGCAGCAGGCTTTGTTCCTCAGCGGACTGAAAGCCTCAGAGTGCATTGCCCGGCTGGACACGGTCACCGACCTGGCCGACTCGCGCCACAACATGATGGTCCGGCTGATTGACCTGCCGGTGATGTATTCCGTACAAGTGGCGCTGGCCCTGCAGCGCTGGCGGGCCAAGTACGGCGCCAACGTTGCCCGCTGGGTGCAGACGGTGGGGGAAATGGAAGCGCTGATCTCCGTCGCCACTTACAGCTACGAACATCCCCAAGACGTATTTCCGGAATTTTCCGCAGCTCAACAACCCGCAGGCCTGCACGGCGCTGAGTTTCACGGACGAGCGCTGGGGCATCCTTTGCTGCCGGCGGAGAAATGTGTCCGCAATGATGTGGCCCTGGGCTCGGCCAGCCAGATCCTGCTGGTGAGCGGCTCCAACATGTCCGGCAAGAGCACGCTGCTGCGCGTCGTCGGGATCAACACAGTGCTGGCGATGGCGGGCGCGCCGGTGCGGGCGCAGAGCCTTCACCTTTCGCCGCTGGCGGTGGGCGCCTCCATGCGCGTTTCTGATTCGCTGCAGCAGGGCGTTTCGCACTTCTATGCGGAGATCCAGCGGATACGGCAGGTGGTGGAGCTGTCATCGCAAGGGCCGTCGCTCTTCTTGTTCGATGAAATCCTGCAGGGCACCAATTCCCACGACCGCAAGATCGGCGCGCAAGGCGTGTTGCATACCCTGCTGGAAAACGGCGCGCTGGGGCTGGTCACCACCCACGATCTGGCGCTGACCGAACTGGCCGAAAAGTTCCCCGACAAAATGGTAAACGTACATTTCCAGGAAAAGCTGGCGGCGGGAAAGCTTTCATTCGACTACCTTCTGCGCCCAGGCGTGGTCACCACCAGCAATGGCCTGGAGCTGATGAAGTCCATTGGACTCGAGGTGGGCGAGTAG
- a CDS encoding acyl-CoA dehydrogenase family protein, producing the protein MPVFKFKGVDFIEFDSMLSEDERLVRETTRRFVEENVVPIIEQCNRDGRFPRELVQPMAELGFFGPNLKGYGCAGMSNIDYGLIMQELERGDSGIRSFCSVQSSLCMYPIYAFGSEAQKEQWLPAMAKGEKLGCFGLTEPDFGSNPSGMRTKAKKAGKEYVLNGEKMWITSGTIADVAVVWAKSEEHNNRIRGFLVETNRPGFKADNVHGKWSLRASVTSGLSLQDVRIPEENMLPGADGLKGPLACLNQARYGIAWGAIGAAMSCYDTALQYAKIRKQFRDQPIASHQLVQEKLVWMISEITKAQLLALQVGRLKDAEKAGHQHISMAKRNNVWMALECARMARDILGGNGIADDYPVMRHMMNLESVKTYEGTHDIHALILGEHITGIGAF; encoded by the coding sequence ATGCCCGTTTTCAAATTCAAGGGCGTGGATTTCATCGAATTCGACTCCATGCTGAGTGAAGACGAACGCTTGGTGCGCGAGACCACGCGCCGCTTCGTCGAAGAGAACGTCGTTCCCATCATCGAGCAGTGCAACCGCGACGGCCGCTTTCCCCGTGAACTTGTCCAACCCATGGCTGAACTGGGTTTCTTCGGACCCAACCTGAAAGGTTACGGCTGCGCCGGAATGTCGAACATTGATTACGGGCTGATCATGCAGGAACTGGAACGCGGCGACAGCGGCATACGTTCGTTCTGCAGCGTGCAATCGTCACTGTGCATGTATCCGATTTACGCCTTTGGCAGCGAGGCGCAGAAAGAACAGTGGCTGCCGGCCATGGCCAAGGGAGAAAAGCTGGGCTGCTTCGGACTCACCGAGCCGGACTTCGGCTCCAACCCCAGTGGCATGCGGACCAAGGCCAAGAAGGCCGGCAAGGAATACGTCCTGAACGGCGAAAAGATGTGGATCACCTCCGGCACCATCGCCGACGTGGCCGTGGTGTGGGCCAAGTCAGAGGAACACAACAACCGGATTCGCGGCTTCCTGGTGGAAACCAACCGTCCCGGCTTCAAGGCGGACAACGTGCACGGCAAGTGGTCACTGCGGGCGTCGGTGACGTCGGGGTTGTCGCTGCAGGACGTGCGCATTCCGGAAGAAAACATGCTCCCCGGGGCCGACGGCCTCAAAGGCCCTCTCGCCTGCTTGAACCAGGCCCGCTACGGGATCGCCTGGGGCGCGATTGGCGCGGCCATGTCCTGCTATGACACAGCGCTGCAATATGCGAAAATCCGCAAGCAGTTCCGCGACCAGCCCATTGCCTCACACCAACTGGTGCAGGAAAAACTGGTGTGGATGATCAGCGAGATCACCAAAGCGCAGCTTCTGGCGCTGCAAGTGGGGCGGCTCAAGGACGCGGAAAAGGCGGGTCACCAGCATATCTCCATGGCCAAGCGCAATAATGTATGGATGGCCCTGGAGTGCGCGCGCATGGCGCGCGACATCCTGGGCGGCAACGGCATTGCCGACGATTATCCGGTGATGCGCCACATGATGAATTTGGAGTCGGTGAAGACGTACGAAGGCACGCACGACATTCACGCGCTGATCCTGGGCGAGCACATCACGGGGATCGGGGCCTTCTAG
- the glpX gene encoding class II fructose-bisphosphatase, giving the protein MEFELALEFVRVVEDAAIASAHTMGLGDRHKADHVATETMRATMEKVPMRGTIVIGEGERDEAPMLYIGEQVGAGWKEGSRFPKVDIAVDPLEGTNLCATGAPGAITVLAASEKGGLLNAPDCYMEKLVVGPTCKDVVDLDAPVADNLKAMARRLDRDVSDLVVVVLERPRHQKLIGEIRAAGARIQLIGDGDLSAGIAAAVVGTGVHAVMGSGGAPEGVITAAAMRCLNGEILARLVINTPELEERIKKMGIADKKKVYNSKELAPGDHLVFAATGVTDGALMKGVRFFGEGTRTSSIVMTRHSGKVRFVESIHLAKRPDVKVRF; this is encoded by the coding sequence ATGGAATTTGAGCTGGCGCTGGAATTTGTCCGCGTGGTAGAAGACGCGGCCATTGCGTCGGCGCACACCATGGGCCTGGGAGACCGCCACAAGGCCGACCACGTGGCCACCGAGACCATGCGCGCCACCATGGAGAAGGTCCCCATGCGCGGGACCATCGTGATCGGCGAAGGTGAGCGCGACGAAGCTCCCATGCTGTACATCGGCGAGCAAGTGGGCGCGGGCTGGAAGGAAGGCTCCAGGTTCCCGAAAGTAGACATCGCCGTGGACCCGCTGGAGGGCACCAACCTGTGCGCCACCGGAGCGCCCGGCGCCATCACCGTGCTGGCGGCTTCCGAGAAGGGCGGCCTGCTTAACGCGCCGGATTGCTACATGGAAAAGCTGGTGGTCGGCCCGACGTGCAAAGACGTGGTGGACCTGGACGCGCCGGTGGCCGACAACCTGAAAGCCATGGCGCGGCGGCTGGATCGCGACGTGAGCGATCTGGTAGTGGTAGTGCTGGAGCGCCCGCGCCATCAGAAACTGATCGGAGAAATTCGCGCCGCCGGAGCGCGCATACAGCTCATCGGTGACGGCGACCTTTCCGCCGGCATCGCAGCGGCCGTGGTCGGGACCGGCGTGCATGCGGTGATGGGCAGCGGAGGCGCGCCGGAAGGCGTCATCACCGCCGCGGCCATGCGCTGCCTGAACGGAGAAATTCTGGCCCGCCTGGTCATCAACACTCCCGAACTTGAAGAGCGCATCAAAAAGATGGGCATCGCCGACAAGAAGAAGGTCTACAACTCCAAAGAGCTTGCGCCCGGCGACCACCTGGTGTTCGCCGCCACCGGCGTCACCGATGGCGCGCTGATGAAAGGCGTACGCTTCTTTGGCGAAGGTACGCGCACTTCATCCATCGTGATGACGCGGCACAGCGGCAAAGTCCGCTTCGTGGAGAGCATTCACCTGGCCAAGCGGCCGGATGTGAAGGTCAGGTTTTAA
- a CDS encoding cation:proton antiporter, translated as MSIDQLILSVGAILLAARLLGWIFQCLGQPRVVGEMAAGIALGPSLLGRFFPAAFAYVFPSGSVPVLTALSQVGLVLFMFVVGLEVDFKRILQRRRLVVLTSNASILLPLLLGIGLATAVYPELAGEHASFSSFALFMGVAMSITAFPVLARILQERNLLGTDLGTVAISCAAIDDVSAWLLLAILTAMVHSAQSWHHLVLTLLGLLGFVTVMLLPVRRAAVYLETMYERRGAGVGFFSILLLIMLASSWTSERLGVHALFGAFVAGLIVPKNKRLIAETTERIEFLTLSLLLPLFFALTGLRTRLDLLAGGRMWGYALAIIAIAILGKLAGAALTARVSGMAWKDSIALGVLMNTRGLVELVVLNAGLELGALSPALFTMMVMMALATTFMTAPILTAMKVGQFSRESHQ; from the coding sequence GTGAGCATTGACCAACTGATACTTTCGGTTGGCGCCATCCTGCTGGCCGCGCGCCTGCTGGGCTGGATCTTCCAATGCCTGGGGCAGCCGCGGGTGGTGGGCGAGATGGCAGCGGGCATCGCTCTAGGCCCATCTCTTCTGGGACGCTTCTTCCCTGCTGCATTTGCCTATGTTTTTCCTTCCGGATCGGTGCCGGTGCTCACTGCCCTGAGCCAGGTTGGGCTTGTGCTGTTCATGTTCGTGGTCGGCCTGGAAGTTGACTTCAAACGAATCCTGCAGCGGCGCCGTCTAGTAGTTCTGACCAGCAACGCCAGCATTCTTCTGCCGCTCCTACTCGGAATCGGACTGGCTACCGCCGTTTACCCGGAACTTGCTGGAGAGCACGCGTCGTTTTCTTCCTTTGCCCTGTTCATGGGAGTCGCCATGAGCATCACCGCCTTTCCGGTACTGGCCCGGATACTGCAAGAACGCAACCTGCTGGGGACCGATCTGGGGACTGTGGCCATCTCCTGCGCCGCCATTGACGATGTGAGCGCCTGGCTGCTGCTGGCCATTCTTACCGCCATGGTCCACTCCGCGCAGAGCTGGCATCATCTGGTGCTGACTCTGCTTGGACTGCTCGGGTTTGTGACTGTGATGCTGCTCCCGGTCCGGCGCGCGGCCGTCTATCTGGAAACGATGTATGAACGGCGCGGTGCGGGCGTCGGGTTCTTCTCCATTCTTCTTCTGATCATGCTGGCTTCAAGCTGGACCTCCGAGAGGCTGGGCGTGCATGCGCTGTTCGGGGCTTTTGTCGCCGGCCTGATCGTGCCCAAGAACAAACGGCTGATTGCCGAAACCACGGAAAGAATCGAATTCCTCACTCTTTCCCTGCTTCTGCCCCTGTTCTTTGCACTCACCGGCCTGCGCACGCGGCTTGATCTGCTCGCCGGTGGACGCATGTGGGGCTACGCCCTGGCGATTATCGCCATTGCCATCCTGGGTAAGCTGGCGGGAGCGGCCCTCACCGCGCGCGTTTCAGGAATGGCATGGAAAGACTCCATCGCGCTGGGAGTATTGATGAACACGCGAGGGTTGGTGGAGTTGGTGGTACTGAATGCAGGGCTGGAGTTGGGTGCTCTCTCTCCGGCGCTATTCACCATGATGGTAATGATGGCCCTGGCGACAACATTCATGACCGCGCCGATTTTGACGGCGATGAAAGTCGGGCAATTCAGCCGCGAATCCCATCAATGA
- a CDS encoding N(4)-(beta-N-acetylglucosaminyl)-L-asparaginase, whose amino-acid sequence MKRRDFLSGLAVTSATLAAGQTAKPGEPVHMPNPSKQVPRMDRPKNIMISAANGITSRGNHLEAGYKKLLAGADTLEAAITTVSGPENDPEDDSVGLGGLPNEDCVVELDSCCMHGPTRRAGSVGGVRDIKNVASLARTVMEHTGHVMLVGQGATRFAELMGFPKENLLTEHSRKIWQLWKEYHSDRDWWGPGLADPNLKLPANLETSSLADQPQPVQRLYALAAEIGIPEASRLDAIQKVLYPPTGTINCSALNEKGEMSSVTTTSGLAWKLAGRCGDSPIIGAGCYCDQDIGAAGATGSGEENIKVAGAHTIVENMRHGMSPEEAGMDALKRVVRNYNGDMSKLVYVSMHFYILRKDGAYAGVSLWSGPAEHPASFAIADGNGPARHETAKALFQGNARNWPPMPRGPR is encoded by the coding sequence ATGAAGCGCAGAGATTTTCTTTCCGGACTGGCCGTCACGTCCGCCACGCTGGCCGCCGGCCAGACCGCCAAGCCGGGCGAGCCCGTGCACATGCCCAACCCCAGCAAGCAAGTCCCGCGCATGGACCGCCCCAAAAACATCATGATTTCAGCGGCCAACGGAATCACGTCGCGGGGCAATCATCTTGAAGCCGGTTACAAGAAGCTTCTCGCCGGCGCGGACACGCTGGAAGCGGCCATCACCACGGTCTCCGGTCCGGAGAACGATCCTGAAGATGACAGCGTTGGACTCGGCGGCCTGCCCAACGAGGATTGCGTGGTCGAACTGGATTCGTGCTGCATGCACGGGCCCACGCGGCGCGCGGGCTCGGTGGGCGGCGTGCGCGACATCAAGAACGTCGCCTCCCTGGCGCGCACAGTCATGGAACACACCGGCCACGTAATGCTGGTGGGCCAGGGCGCCACGCGATTCGCCGAGCTGATGGGTTTCCCCAAAGAAAACCTGCTGACTGAGCATTCGCGCAAGATATGGCAGTTGTGGAAGGAGTACCACTCTGACCGCGACTGGTGGGGCCCAGGGCTGGCCGATCCAAATCTGAAATTGCCGGCCAACCTGGAGACCAGTTCGCTGGCAGACCAGCCGCAGCCCGTCCAGCGGCTGTACGCGCTGGCCGCCGAGATCGGCATTCCGGAAGCAAGCCGGCTGGACGCCATCCAGAAAGTCCTCTACCCGCCCACCGGCACCATCAACTGCTCCGCGTTGAACGAAAAAGGCGAGATGTCCAGCGTGACCACCACCAGCGGCCTGGCCTGGAAGCTGGCAGGACGGTGCGGTGATTCGCCCATCATCGGCGCGGGCTGCTATTGCGACCAGGACATAGGCGCGGCCGGGGCAACGGGCAGCGGTGAAGAGAACATCAAGGTCGCCGGAGCCCACACCATCGTGGAGAACATGCGCCACGGCATGTCACCCGAGGAAGCCGGCATGGACGCCCTGAAACGCGTGGTGCGGAATTACAACGGCGACATGTCCAAGCTGGTTTACGTCAGCATGCACTTCTACATCCTGCGCAAGGACGGCGCCTACGCCGGCGTTTCCTTGTGGTCGGGTCCGGCGGAGCATCCCGCCAGCTTTGCCATCGCCGACGGCAACGGCCCGGCCCGCCACGAGACGGCCAAAGCGTTGTTCCAGGGCAATGCCAGGAACTGGCCGCCCATGCCGCGAGGGCCAAGATAA